The candidate division WOR-3 bacterium genome window below encodes:
- a CDS encoding sigma 54-interacting transcriptional regulator — protein MVEKILESISDGVFTVDLDWKITYFNRAAEIITGVRREDAVGKNCCEVFKSNKCENQCPLRKTIKSGKPLVDVSAYIIDLHGRKIPISVSTALLQDESGKIIGGAETFRDLSEIEELKKELTEKSTAGEMVSENTEMRKIFSLLPAVSESLSTVLIQGETGTGKEVLAKTIHSMSPRSKGSFVAINCAALPDTLLESELFGYKKGAFTGADKDKEGRLALATKGTLFLDEIGEISQSLAVKLLRVLQEREYQPLGSNKTEKTEARIMAATNKNLLEMTKKNEFRQDLYYRLNIISLTLPPLRERKEDIPQLAEKILGRLNIIQGKNIKGFSPDVFSVFFSYDWPGNIRELENVVERAFVMCSKRIIGTENLPGELLKNAGMYQKAGGLKSAVEKAERQTILNSIRQNKGNKSSAAKQLGIDKSTLFRKMKYYKIGHAGEIDGEK, from the coding sequence ATGGTCGAAAAAATACTCGAGAGTATATCGGACGGAGTTTTCACTGTAGATTTGGATTGGAAAATTACGTATTTCAACAGAGCCGCGGAAATTATCACGGGAGTGAGAAGAGAAGACGCGGTTGGAAAAAATTGTTGCGAAGTCTTCAAATCAAATAAATGCGAAAACCAGTGCCCTCTCAGGAAAACAATCAAATCTGGAAAACCTCTTGTAGATGTTTCCGCTTATATAATAGATCTGCACGGGAGGAAAATACCAATAAGCGTTTCAACCGCGCTTCTGCAGGATGAAAGCGGAAAAATTATTGGAGGGGCAGAAACCTTCAGGGATCTGAGTGAAATAGAGGAGCTGAAAAAAGAGCTAACGGAGAAAAGTACTGCGGGTGAGATGGTTAGTGAAAACACAGAAATGAGGAAAATTTTCAGCCTTCTCCCCGCTGTTTCTGAAAGCTTGAGCACGGTTTTGATACAGGGTGAAACAGGAACCGGTAAAGAGGTTTTAGCTAAAACCATTCATTCTATGAGCCCAAGATCAAAAGGGTCTTTTGTCGCTATAAACTGCGCCGCGCTTCCTGACACACTTTTGGAATCTGAGTTGTTCGGCTACAAAAAAGGGGCTTTCACCGGGGCAGATAAGGACAAGGAGGGCAGGCTTGCTTTGGCGACAAAAGGCACCCTTTTTCTCGATGAAATTGGTGAAATTTCACAGTCTCTCGCGGTCAAACTTTTAAGAGTTCTGCAGGAGAGAGAGTACCAACCGCTGGGATCAAATAAAACCGAGAAAACAGAGGCGAGAATTATGGCGGCGACAAACAAAAACCTATTAGAGATGACGAAAAAAAATGAATTCAGACAGGATTTGTACTATCGCCTCAATATAATTTCTTTAACGCTTCCCCCTCTCAGGGAAAGAAAGGAAGATATACCTCAATTGGCAGAAAAGATACTAGGGAGGCTCAATATAATTCAAGGAAAAAACATAAAAGGGTTTTCTCCAGATGTTTTTTCGGTTTTTTTTTCTTACGACTGGCCGGGCAACATAAGAGAGCTTGAAAACGTGGTCGAGAGAGCTTTCGTAATGTGTTCAAAAAGAATCATCGGGACAGAAAACTTGCCTGGAGAGTTATTGAAAAATGCCGGTATGTATCAAAAAGCTGGTGGCTTGAAATCTGCAGTCGAAAAGGCCGAAAGGCAAACTATATTGAACTCCATAAGACAAAACAAAGGAAACAAAAGTTCCGCCGCTAAACAGCTTGGAATAGACAAATCGACTCTTTTCAGAAAGATGAAATATTACAAGATAGGTCATGCTGGAGAAATCGACGGCGAAAAATAG